Within the Nitrospira sp. genome, the region GTCGTGCATGTGCTCGACTTGATCGGCTTCATGGCCTTCCTCTATTTGACGTGGACCGCCTGGCGCGTCCACCGCGTCCGACGGAGTTGGTGAATCGATGCGTGTCGAGCAGACGCCCGGCATCCTCGCCGATCCGCGCTTGCAAGCCATCCAATGGCTGCGTACCATGATTGAACGGTCGAGGATGCGCCATTCTATCTGACGAGAGGTCCCACTTCGTGGCTGAGACGCACGAATCTCAAGTCGACCATATTCCCAAGTCAGCCATTCAACACCTGATCGACGCCCTGCGCACACGTGGTTATCGCGTCCTTGCAGCGCTCGTGCGCGATGGGGCGGTCGTCTGGGACGAAGTCGTCGCCGTCGCGGATCTCCCGATCGGCTGGTGCGACTCGCAGGAGCCGGGGCAGTACCGATTGGCACGCACCGACGCGCCCGACATGTTTGGGGTCGTCCACGGCCCCCAATCGATCAAACCGCTCACATTTGCCTCGGTTGAGCCGCTGCTTCAAATCGAACGGACCTCCGCCGGCTTCACCGCCACGCCACGGCTTCCCCAACAGGACAAAATCGCCGTCCTCGGCGTCCGTGCCTGCGACCTCGCCGGGTTGGCGATCCAAGACCGGATCTTTTTGAATGACACCTTCAAAGACCCTTACTACGAGACGAGACGCAAGAGCCTGTTTCTCATTGCCGTGAATTGCACCCGATCCCTGTCCACGTGTCTCTGCGTGTCGACCCAGACCGGCCCGCGCGCCGCACGGGGGTTCGATCTCGCGTTGACGGAACTGGAGGATGGCTTTCTCATTGAAGCCGCCAGTGAGGACGGGCGGGCACTCGCCGCTGAACTTCCCCTCGATACGGTCACCGAGCGCGAGCTCCAGGAAGGAATACAGCGGATCGACGCCTGCGCCACGAGCCAAATCCGCCGACTCGACCAATCCGCGCTTCCACAGGCGCTGTACGACGCACACGATCATCCGCGCTGGGACCACGTGGCCGCCCGCTGTCTGTCCTGCACCAACTGCACCATGGTGTGCCCCACATGTTTCTGTCACACGGTCGAGGAGAGACCGGACTTGGCGCACCATCGCACAGAGCACAGCCGGCTCTGGGACTCCTGCTTCACGCAGGAACATGGCTACATTCACGGGAAGAACATCCGGCCGACGATTAAAGACCGATATCGCATGTGGCTCACGCACAAGCTTGCGGCATGGGTCGATCAATTCGGCATGTCCGGCTGTGTAGGCTGCGGCCGCTGTATCACGTGGTGCCCGGTCGGCATCGATTTGACCGAAGAATTGCCCGCGCTGTTGACGCCGACGTCCATGCCGGGAGAGGAACGTCCGACGTCATGAGGACCACGACCGAACCGCCGCACTCCGTACCGTGGATCAATCCCTATATGATTCACGCGGCCATCATCATGGAGAAGATCCAGGAGGCCGAGCAGGTCAATACGTTTCGGCTTCGCCTTGTTGATGAGCAGGTACGGCAGGCCTTCCGCTTCCAGGCCGGGCAATTCAATATGGTCTACCTCTTCGGCGTTGGAGAAGTCGCCATTTCGATTGTGTCGGACCCCGACGAGCCGGAACGCCTGGACCATACCATCCGTGTCGCGGGCCGCGTGACCTCGGCGATGGCGCACATGCAGCCCGGCGAGACGCTGGGTATTCGAGGACCGTTCGGGAAAGGTTGGCCCTTGGACGTCGCACGGGGCAAAGACGTCGTGATCGTGACGGGCGGGCTGGGCTGTGCGCCGGTGGTTGGCGCCATCGATTACATCTTTCGACGACGGGAGCAGTACGGCGCGGTCAAGATTCTTCACGGCGTCAAGACGGCGCACGACCTCCTGTACCGCGAACGGTTCGATGCGTGGCGGCGGCACCCGAATACGGAAGTCTTGTTGACCAGCGACCAACCGGACAAAACCTGGCGGTATCACGTGGGGGTCGTGACGGAATTGTTCGAGCAGGTTGCCCTCGTCCCTGAACAGAGTGTTGTGCTGATGTGCGGGCCGGAGATCATGATGCGCCTCGGAGTACCCGTGCTGATACGTCGCGGCGTTCCCGCCTCGGCCATTCACGTATCCATGGAGCGGCACATGGAATGCGGCATCGGCCTGTGCGGGCACTGCCAACTCGGCCCCTACTTCATTTGCAAGGATGGTCCGGTGATGCGATACGATCAGGTGGCAGGGTGGTTGGGTAAGACGGGAGTGTAACCAGTACGGGGTGAAGACTAGGGGCAAAGAGTGAAGAGTGGGGAGTGGGGAGTGAGGAGCCAGGGCTGAGGGGCTAGGAGAAAGCGGTACTGGACAGATGCTTGGCGTGAGCAGATAGAGCCCTACAAGGATCAGACGATGCCCGCGACCGGTCCACCACGTGCACCACATGAACGGATGAACAGGCCGAAGCTCGGGGTGTTTAAATTCGCTTCGTGCGACGGATGCCAACTCAGCATCCTGAATTTGGAAGACGACCTGCTCGCCGTCAGCGAGACACTGGACATTGCCTACTTTCCGGAAGCGTCGAGCGACATGCGCGAGGGCCCCTACGACATCGCCCTAGTCGAAGGTTCGATCACGACGCCGGAGGACCTGCACCGAATCGTGTCGGTGCGGGAACGCGCCAAGGTTTTGATGACGATCGGGGCCTGCGCCACGGCGGGTGGGATTCAAGCCTTGCGCAATTGGAGCGACGTGGAGGCCTTCAAGCAGGCGGTGTATCCCAGCCCGCAGTACATCCAAAGTCTCAGCACCTCGACGCCGATTTCGGAGCACGTGCGGGTCGACTTTGAGCTGTGGGGGTGCCCGATCGAGAAGACTCAGCTGATGCGCGTCCTCATCGATCTATTCGCGGGCGTGCAGCCGAAATTACCCACCCATTCCCTGTGTCTGGATTGCAAGCGTCGCGGCATGGTGTGCGTCCTCGTGACAAAAGGCGAACCGTGCATGGGCCCTGTGACCCGCACCGGTTGCGGCGTGATTTGCCCCAGCCTCGGGCGCGATTGTTACGGCTGCTTCGGACCATCGGAGGGCGCTCCACAGGGTGAGGCCTTCCCTCCAAACACCAGCTCGCTCGCCACCCAGTTTCATCACGGGTTGCAACTCATCCCGGCCGAGGTGCTGCGCCGTTTTCGCGGCATCAACGGCTACGTCGCGCCGTTTCGAAAGGAAAGTCAGACGTGGGAATCCCGGATCGAGGAGACCACACCCTGAGAGCTTGGCCAAGGCCATGAGCGAGCCGCAACGCCAGACGCGCACGATCAAGATCGACACCATCGCCCGCGTTGAAGGGGAGGGAGCCCTCCGCGTCACCGTGAAGAACGGACTGGTCGACGACGTCGAATTGCGAATCTTCGAGCCGCCGCGTTTCTTCGAAGCCTTTCTCCAGGGCCGGCACTATGAGGAACTGCCGGACATCGTGGCGCGTATCTGCGGAATCTGCCCGGTGGCCTATCAGATGAGCGCCGTGCACGCCGTGGAGTCGATCTTTGGCGTGCAGGTGACCGGGGCATTGCGCGATCTCCGGCGGTTGCTGTACTGCGGGGAATGGGTTGAGAGCCACGCCCTGCACGTCTACATGCTGCAGGCGCCGGATTTTCTCGGGTACGAGAGCGGCATCGCCATGGCAAAGGACCACGCGCACGTGGTGACGCGAGGCTTACGGATCAAAAAGGCCGGCAATGCCCTGATGGCGCTGTTGGGCGGACGCTCGGTGCACCCCGTGTCCGTCAGGGTGGGCGGCTTTTCAAGAGCGCCGACCCGGCGTGAATTGAACGGGTTGACGGACGAGTTATTATGGGCGCGGGATGCGGCGGTCGAGACCGTCCGCTGGGTCGCCGGCTTCCACTTTCCCGACCTCGATCCCGGCTACACCTGCGTCGCGTTGCAGCCGAGAGACGAATACCCCTTCAACCATGGCCTACTTGCATCCTCCGACGGCCTCAAGATTCCGGGGGATGAATTCGAGTTGCATTTCTCCGAGACGCAGGTGGCGTACTCGACTGCACTGCACTGCACACTGCACGGCAAGCGGTATTTCGTGGGTCCGTTGGCCCGAATCAACCTCAACGCCGACCGTCTGACTCCTCTCGCCAGAGCGGCCTTGGACGGGACCGGCGTGAGTCTGCCGCTTCGCAATCCCTTTCACAGCATCATCGCGCGCTCGGTCGAGATACTCTTCGCCCTGGAAGAGTCGCTCCGTCTGATTGCGCAATACGAGCCGCCGCCTGCACCGGTCGAGGACTACCAGGTTCGGCCCGGCGTGGGCATGGCCTGTACGGAAGCCCCGCGCGGGATCCTCTATCATCGCTACAGGGTCGATGCGGACGGAATCGTACGGGAGGCCAAGATCGTGCCGCCCACTTCACAGAACCAAGGCCGCATCGAAGAGGATCTACGTGTCTTCCTGCCACATGTGCTCGATCTGCCCGACCAGGCCGCGGCACTGGCCTGCGAACGAGTCATCCGGTGCTACGATCCGTGCATTTCTTGCTCGACGCATTTTCTGAACCTTGAGATCCATCGGGAGGACGACGCGTCGTGAGCCGACGGTCCAATCGACCGATTCGTATCGTCGGCCTCGGCAATCGCATGCGGGGGGACGATGCGGCGGGCCTGATCGCAGCCGACCGAATCCGGGCACGGATCGGCGCTCGCGCGGAGGTCATCGACGCGGAGATGGCCGGGGCGGACTTACTCGAGTGGTTCGACGGCGCTCGAGCCGTTTTCTTGATCGACGCGGTCCGGAGCGGCTCCCCGCCGGGCACCCTTCATCGTTGCGATGCATCCACTGGCCCGATCGGAACAGCTCATCTGCCGCACTCCAGCCACGCACTGAACGGAGTCGATGCGCTGGAGCTGGCACGAATCCTGGGGTTGCTTCCTCCGATCGTGCTCGTGTTCGGTATCGAGGTCGGCGCGACGAGTTTTGGCCGCCTCCTGTCTCCCGAGGTTGCTGCAGCCATCGAGGCGACCGTCGAGACGGTGTGCCGCGAGAGCGAGGCGTTGGCATGCACGAATTCCATCTGCTGAGACAGGTGGTCAAAGCGGTCGAGGAGGGCATGGGAGGTATTCGTCACGGCCGCCCGGTCGTCGTGCGCCTTCGGGTCAGCCACGGATCTCACCTGCTCAGCCACGATCCGGCGACGCTGCAACACACATTCGCTCTCGCCGCCCGCGGCAGTGTCGCCGAAGGCGCAGACCTGGAGTTGTTGACCGTGGTTGGCGAGGCACGGTGCGTAGATTGTGGGCGAGTCGCCTCCATGGAGACCGGCGATGAGATGTGCGCAGCCTGTGGTGGACCGCTCGAGATCCCAACCGGCGGACCGGAAGTCGTGGTGCACGAGGTCGTCGTGGAGGAATGATGCCGACCGCTGCGGTACGCCTAGGAATCGCCGTGACTGGCATCGTACAAGGCGTAGGGTTTCGTCCGTTCGTCTCCCGGCTCGCGCATGATCTGGGGCTCGCCGGATCGGTAACGAATACGGCCCTTGGCGCACTCGTGGAGGTCGAAGGTCCACGGCAGCAGACCGAGGAGTTCGTCCGGCGGATGCGAACGGACGTGCCCACCTCGGCCCATCTGGAACACATCGAAATATGCCCTCTCGACCCATTGGGCGAACACTCGTTCCGCATCGCCGCGAGCGTATCGGGAAGGGATCGACGTCTGGCGATTCCGCCGGATCTCGCGCCCTGTCCCAACTGTGTTCGTGAACTCTTCGATGCACGGGATCGCCGGCATGCATATCCGTTTCTGTCCTGTACGCAGTGTGGGCCGCGCTATAGCATCGTCACTGATATACCCTACGACCGTCTGCAGACAACCATGCAGGCGTTCACTCTCTGCGACGCCTGTGCACGCGAGTACAACGCGGAGCGCGACCGACGATTTCACGCAGAGCCGACCGCGTGCGCCGTCTGTGGTCCAAAGGTGAGACTCTGGGATGAGCGAGGCGCTGGCCTGGCCTCCGAAGCCGAAGCACTCCGGCAGGCCCGTGACCTTCTCGTTTGCGGAGCCATCCTCGCAGTAAAAGGGGTAGGGGGATTTCAGCTGTGGGTCGATGCCGCCAACGACAGTGCCGTGCAGCGACTGCGCGAGCGGAAGCACCGCCCGGACAAACCCTTTGCACTCTTGTTCCCTTCGCTCGAGTCTCTTCGTGTTTTCTGCCGGATCTCGATGCTGGAGGAAATGGTGCTCGCTTCTCAACAGGCACCCATCGTGCTTCTCAGAAAACGGCACGACGTCGGTCTGGCTGACTCCGTGGCTCCGGGCAATCCATCATTCGGTGCCATGCTGCCCTCGAGCCCGTTGCATCATCTTCTCCTCGCACAGCTTGGGCGACCGGTGGTAGCGACCAGCGGGAATCGTGCCGAAGAGCCGATCGTCACGGATGACGAGGAAGCCCTCGTGCGCTTAGCCGGCATCGCCGATGCGTTCCTGGTACACGATCGTCCAATCGCCAGACCCGTAGACGATTCGGTACTGCGAGTCGTCGCAGACGATTGCGGAAACCGTCAGATCGAAAGCGATGGAGCCGAGCCACCGTACCCTTCGCCACGGGTGCTCCTGCTCCGTCGTGCACGGGGCTACGCCCCCCTCGCGATACGGCTTGGGCCTCATTGGACAGAGCGAGGCAAGACGGGACCGGTCCTGGCCCTCGGAGGACATCTGAAAAATACGGTGGCCGTACTGGACGGTGACCGCGTGGTCTTGAGCCAGCACGTTGGAGATCTGTCCACAGTGGAGGCGACTACCGCACATCGGCACGCCGTCGAGGACCTGTTGCGGCTGCTCGCCGTGAGGCCAACCTCTATCGCATGCGACCAGCATCCCGATTATCGATCTTCGCAATCTGCTCACGAATTGAGTCAGTTACTCTCGATACCTCTCGTAACAGTTCAACATCATCACGCGCATGTGGCCGCTTGTATGGCGGAGCATCAGCTCGATGGTCAGGTGCTGGGGATTGCCTGGGATGGGGCCGGTTACGGTAGCCATACACAAATCTGGGGAGGGGAAGCACTGCTCGCAAGTTATCGAGGCTTCATCCGATTCGCCCATCTCCGCCCGTTCCGACTACCGGGAGGCGAAGCCGCCATGCGCGACCCCACACGATGCGCCCTGGCCCTCCTGTGGGACGCATTGCCGGACCAAGTGCCATACTGGAGGCATCGACTGGCCGGCTCGCTCCCGGATCGCACGGAGCAGCTTGTGCGACTCATGGCGTCCGGCCTCGCCTCGCCGGAGACCACTTCGATGGGGCGCTTGTTTGATGGGGTGGCAGCCCTGACCGGCCTCTGCCTCCACAGCTCGTTCGAAGGGCACGCGGGTATGGCGGTGGAATTCGCTGCGGAGCGGGCAGCCGATTGCTCGGATCATGATATCGGATCCGAGTACCATTTCAATCTGATCCGCAATGATAGTTCCGCTGCTTTCGTGATTGATTGGCATCCCGTTCTTCATGCCATACTCGAAGATCGTTTGCACGGGGTGCCGGCAGACATCATGGCGTGGCGATTTCATGCAGCCCTCGCGGCACTCATCCTGAGATTGGCGCAGCACTGCGGAATCCCCCGTGTGGTCCTGACAGGAGGCTGCTTCCAAAACGGTCTCCTCCTGTCTCTCTCACGACAGCAATTGGAACGGTCCGGATTGACCGTCTACAGCCACCAACTGGTTCCGC harbors:
- a CDS encoding cytochrome c, translated to MAETHESQVDHIPKSAIQHLIDALRTRGYRVLAALVRDGAVVWDEVVAVADLPIGWCDSQEPGQYRLARTDAPDMFGVVHGPQSIKPLTFASVEPLLQIERTSAGFTATPRLPQQDKIAVLGVRACDLAGLAIQDRIFLNDTFKDPYYETRRKSLFLIAVNCTRSLSTCLCVSTQTGPRAARGFDLALTELEDGFLIEAASEDGRALAAELPLDTVTERELQEGIQRIDACATSQIRRLDQSALPQALYDAHDHPRWDHVAARCLSCTNCTMVCPTCFCHTVEERPDLAHHRTEHSRLWDSCFTQEHGYIHGKNIRPTIKDRYRMWLTHKLAAWVDQFGMSGCVGCGRCITWCPVGIDLTEELPALLTPTSMPGEERPTS
- the hydG-2 gene encoding Ni/Fe hydrogenase subunit gamma, producing MRTTTEPPHSVPWINPYMIHAAIIMEKIQEAEQVNTFRLRLVDEQVRQAFRFQAGQFNMVYLFGVGEVAISIVSDPDEPERLDHTIRVAGRVTSAMAHMQPGETLGIRGPFGKGWPLDVARGKDVVIVTGGLGCAPVVGAIDYIFRRREQYGAVKILHGVKTAHDLLYRERFDAWRRHPNTEVLLTSDQPDKTWRYHVGVVTELFEQVALVPEQSVVLMCGPEIMMRLGVPVLIRRGVPASAIHVSMERHMECGIGLCGHCQLGPYFICKDGPVMRYDQVAGWLGKTGV
- a CDS encoding oxidoreductase translates to MPATGPPRAPHERMNRPKLGVFKFASCDGCQLSILNLEDDLLAVSETLDIAYFPEASSDMREGPYDIALVEGSITTPEDLHRIVSVRERAKVLMTIGACATAGGIQALRNWSDVEAFKQAVYPSPQYIQSLSTSTPISEHVRVDFELWGCPIEKTQLMRVLIDLFAGVQPKLPTHSLCLDCKRRGMVCVLVTKGEPCMGPVTRTGCGVICPSLGRDCYGCFGPSEGAPQGEAFPPNTSSLATQFHHGLQLIPAEVLRRFRGINGYVAPFRKESQTWESRIEETTP
- a CDS encoding Ni/Fe hydrogenase subunit alpha; the protein is MSEPQRQTRTIKIDTIARVEGEGALRVTVKNGLVDDVELRIFEPPRFFEAFLQGRHYEELPDIVARICGICPVAYQMSAVHAVESIFGVQVTGALRDLRRLLYCGEWVESHALHVYMLQAPDFLGYESGIAMAKDHAHVVTRGLRIKKAGNALMALLGGRSVHPVSVRVGGFSRAPTRRELNGLTDELLWARDAAVETVRWVAGFHFPDLDPGYTCVALQPRDEYPFNHGLLASSDGLKIPGDEFELHFSETQVAYSTALHCTLHGKRYFVGPLARINLNADRLTPLARAALDGTGVSLPLRNPFHSIIARSVEILFALEESLRLIAQYEPPPAPVEDYQVRPGVGMACTEAPRGILYHRYRVDADGIVREAKIVPPTSQNQGRIEEDLRVFLPHVLDLPDQAAALACERVIRCYDPCISCSTHFLNLEIHREDDAS
- a CDS encoding HybD peptidase, with amino-acid sequence MSRRSNRPIRIVGLGNRMRGDDAAGLIAADRIRARIGARAEVIDAEMAGADLLEWFDGARAVFLIDAVRSGSPPGTLHRCDASTGPIGTAHLPHSSHALNGVDALELARILGLLPPIVLVFGIEVGATSFGRLLSPEVAAAIEATVETVCRESEALACTNSIC
- a CDS encoding hydrogenase maturation nickel metallochaperone HypA, with protein sequence MHEFHLLRQVVKAVEEGMGGIRHGRPVVVRLRVSHGSHLLSHDPATLQHTFALAARGSVAEGADLELLTVVGEARCVDCGRVASMETGDEMCAACGGPLEIPTGGPEVVVHEVVVEE
- the hypF gene encoding carbamoyltransferase, with the translated sequence MPTAAVRLGIAVTGIVQGVGFRPFVSRLAHDLGLAGSVTNTALGALVEVEGPRQQTEEFVRRMRTDVPTSAHLEHIEICPLDPLGEHSFRIAASVSGRDRRLAIPPDLAPCPNCVRELFDARDRRHAYPFLSCTQCGPRYSIVTDIPYDRLQTTMQAFTLCDACAREYNAERDRRFHAEPTACAVCGPKVRLWDERGAGLASEAEALRQARDLLVCGAILAVKGVGGFQLWVDAANDSAVQRLRERKHRPDKPFALLFPSLESLRVFCRISMLEEMVLASQQAPIVLLRKRHDVGLADSVAPGNPSFGAMLPSSPLHHLLLAQLGRPVVATSGNRAEEPIVTDDEEALVRLAGIADAFLVHDRPIARPVDDSVLRVVADDCGNRQIESDGAEPPYPSPRVLLLRRARGYAPLAIRLGPHWTERGKTGPVLALGGHLKNTVAVLDGDRVVLSQHVGDLSTVEATTAHRHAVEDLLRLLAVRPTSIACDQHPDYRSSQSAHELSQLLSIPLVTVQHHHAHVAACMAEHQLDGQVLGIAWDGAGYGSHTQIWGGEALLASYRGFIRFAHLRPFRLPGGEAAMRDPTRCALALLWDALPDQVPYWRHRLAGSLPDRTEQLVRLMASGLASPETTSMGRLFDGVAALTGLCLHSSFEGHAGMAVEFAAERAADCSDHDIGSEYHFNLIRNDSSAAFVIDWHPVLHAILEDRLHGVPADIMAWRFHAALAALILRLAQHCGIPRVVLTGGCFQNGLLLSLSRQQLERSGLTVYSHQLVPPNDGGLSLGQAVVAAASMTDRTGEA